The Manis javanica isolate MJ-LG chromosome 2, MJ_LKY, whole genome shotgun sequence genome contains a region encoding:
- the CACFD1 gene encoding calcium channel flower homolog isoform X1: MSGPGGAAASSVSSASSAQEEGMTWWYRWLCRLSGVLGAVYGRGRLLGVMILPAIFHVAFPAGSALSSLIPARVCRFQACAVSGLFSCITVHPLNIAAGVWMITNAFILLLCEAPFCCQFVESANTVAEKVDRLRSWQKAVFYCGMAIGPIVISLTLTTLLGNAIAFATGVLYGLSALGKKGSAISYARIQQQKQQADEEKLTDTLEGGL, from the exons ATGAGCGGCCCAGGCGGGGCGGCGGCGTCGTCCGTCAGCTCGGCGTCGTCCGCGCAGGAGGAGGGCATGACGTGGTGGTACCGCTGGCTGTGCCGCCTGTCGGGGGTGCTGGGGGCCGTCT ATGGCAGAGGGAGACTGCTAGGTGTCATGATTTTGCCAGCCATCTTCCACGTGGCCTTCCCGGCAGGCTCTGCCCTTTCCTCCCTGATTCCTGCCCGTGTCTGTCGCTTTCAAGCTTGCGCCGTCTCCGGCCTCTTCAGTTGCATCACCGTCCACCCTCTGAACATCGCTGCTGGCGTGTGGATGAT CACGAACGCCTTCATCCTGCTGCTCTGTGAGGCGCCCTTCTGCTGCCAGTTCGTTGAGTCCGCGAACACCGTGGCGGAGAAGGTGGACCGGCTGCGCTCCTGGCAGAAGGCTGTCTTCTACTGCgg GATGGCCATTGGCCCCATCGTCATCAGCCTGACCCTGACCACGCTGCTCGGCAATGCCATCGCCTTTGCCACAGGAGTGCTGTATGGACTCTCTGCTCTGGGCAAAAA GGGCAGCGCAATCTCCTATGCCAGGATCCAGCAGCAGAAACAGCAGGCGGATGAGGAGAAGCTCACAGACACCCTGGAGGGGGGCCTGTGA
- the SLC2A6 gene encoding solute carrier family 2, facilitated glucose transporter member 6 — MQEPLLGAEGPDYDTFPEKPSPSPGERKRVGALQNKRVFLATFAAVLGNFSFGYALVYTSPVIPALEHSWDPDLSLTQPQASWFGSVFTLGAAAGGLSAMVLNDLLGRKLSIMFSAVPSAAGYALMAGAHSFWMLLLGRTLTGFAGGLTAACIPVYVSEIAPPNVRGALGATPQLMAVFGSLSLYAFGLLLPWRWLAVAGEGPVLVMVLLLSFMPNSPRFLLSRGRDSEALGALAWLRGADTDIRWEFEQIQDNVRRQSSRMSWAEARDPHMYRPIIIALLMRFLQQLTGITPILVYLQPIFESTAVLLPPEDDAAIVGAVRLLSVLMAALTMDLAGRKVLLFISAAIMFAANLTLGLYIHFSPKPLTPNSTVGLESVLLGDPGQPLATPTSYLTLVPLLATMLFIMGYAMGWGPITWLLMSEILPLRARGVASGLCVLISWLTAFALTKSFLLVVNAFGLQVPFFFFAAICLANLVFTGCCVPETKGRSLEQIESFFRTGRRSFLR; from the exons ATGCAGGAGCCGCTGCTGGGGGCTGAGGGCCCGGACTATGACACCTTCCCCGAGAAGCCGTCCCCATCGCCAGGGGAGAGGAAGCGGGTCGG GGCCCTGCAGAACAAGAGGGTGTTCCTGGCAACCTTCGCTGCGGTGCTGGGCAACTTCAGCTTCGGATATGCCCTGGTCTACACGTCCCCCGTCATCCCAGCTCTGGAGCACTCCTGGGATCCCGACCTGAGTCTGACCCAACCCCAGGCGTCATGGTTCGGG TCCGTGTTCACCCTGGGCGCAGCGGCTGGGGGCCTCAGTGCCATGGTCCTCAACGACCTCCTGGGCCGGAAGCTCAGCATCATGTTCTCGGCTGTGCCCTCGGCAGCTGGCTACGCACTCATGGCGGGTGCCCACAGCTTCTGGATGCTGCTGCTGGGGAGGACACTGACAGGCTTCGCCGGGGGGCTCACAGCTGCCTGCATCCCG GTGTACGTGTCTGAGATTGCTCCTCCAAACGTTCGTGGGGCCCTGGGAGCCACACCCCAGCTCATGGCGGTGTTTGGATCGCTGTCCCTCTACGCCTTTG GCCTCCTGCTGCCGTGGCGCTGGCTGGCTGTGGCCGGGGAGGGTCCTGTGCTCGTCATGGTCCTGCTGCTCAGCTTCATGCCCAATTCGCCTCGCTTCCTGCTCTCAAGAGGCAGGGACTCAGAGGCGCTTGGGGCACTGGCCTGGCTGCGCGGGGCTGACACCGACATCCGCTGGGAGTTTGAGCAGATCCAGGACAATGTCCGGAGACAG AGCAGCCGAATGTCGTGGGCTGAGGCCCGGGACCCCCACATGTACCGGCCCATCATCATCGCCTTGCTGATGCGCTTCCTGCAGCAACTGACGGGCATCACGCCCATCCTCGTCTACTTGCAGCCCATCTTTGAGAGCACGGCCGTCCTGCTG CCCCCTGAGGATGATGCGGCCATTGTGGGGGCAGTGAGGCTCCTGTCTGTACTGATGGCCGCCCTTACAATGGACCTGGCTGGCCGCAAGGTTCTGCTCTTCATCTCAG CAGCCATCATGTTTGCTGCCAACCTGACGCTGGGGCTGTACATCCACTTCAGTCCGAAGCCCCTGACCCCTAACAGCACTGTGGGCCTGGAGAGTGTGCTCTTGGGGGACCCAGGGCAGCCCCTGGCAACGCCTACCAGCTACCTCACCCTGGTGCCCCTGCTGGCCACCATGCTCTTCATCATGG GCTATGCCATGGGCTGGGGGCCCATCACCTGGCTCCTCATGTCGGAGATCCTGCCCCTTCGAGCCCGCGGCGTGGCTTCAGGGCTGTGCGTGCTCATCAGCTGGCTCACCGCCTTTGCCCTCACCAAGTCCTTCCTGCTGGTGGTG AACGCCTTTGGCCTCCAGGTGCCCTTCTTCTTCTTTGCCGCCATCTGCTTGGCAAACCTGGTGTTCACCGGCTGCTGCGTGCCTGAGACCAAGGGCCGGTCACTGGAGCAGATTGAGTCCTTCTTCCGCACTGGGAGGAGGTCCTTCCTACGCTAG
- the CACFD1 gene encoding calcium channel flower homolog isoform X2, protein MSGPGGAAASSVSSASSAQEEGMTWWYRWLCRLSGVLGAVCSALSSLIPARVCRFQACAVSGLFSCITVHPLNIAAGVWMITNAFILLLCEAPFCCQFVESANTVAEKVDRLRSWQKAVFYCGMAIGPIVISLTLTTLLGNAIAFATGVLYGLSALGKKGSAISYARIQQQKQQADEEKLTDTLEGGL, encoded by the exons ATGAGCGGCCCAGGCGGGGCGGCGGCGTCGTCCGTCAGCTCGGCGTCGTCCGCGCAGGAGGAGGGCATGACGTGGTGGTACCGCTGGCTGTGCCGCCTGTCGGGGGTGCTGGGGGCCGTCT GCTCTGCCCTTTCCTCCCTGATTCCTGCCCGTGTCTGTCGCTTTCAAGCTTGCGCCGTCTCCGGCCTCTTCAGTTGCATCACCGTCCACCCTCTGAACATCGCTGCTGGCGTGTGGATGAT CACGAACGCCTTCATCCTGCTGCTCTGTGAGGCGCCCTTCTGCTGCCAGTTCGTTGAGTCCGCGAACACCGTGGCGGAGAAGGTGGACCGGCTGCGCTCCTGGCAGAAGGCTGTCTTCTACTGCgg GATGGCCATTGGCCCCATCGTCATCAGCCTGACCCTGACCACGCTGCTCGGCAATGCCATCGCCTTTGCCACAGGAGTGCTGTATGGACTCTCTGCTCTGGGCAAAAA GGGCAGCGCAATCTCCTATGCCAGGATCCAGCAGCAGAAACAGCAGGCGGATGAGGAGAAGCTCACAGACACCCTGGAGGGGGGCCTGTGA
- the CACFD1 gene encoding calcium channel flower homolog isoform X3 produces MSGPGGAAASSVSSASSAQEEGMTWWYRWLCRLSGVLGAVSCAVSGLFSCITVHPLNIAAGVWMITNAFILLLCEAPFCCQFVESANTVAEKVDRLRSWQKAVFYCGMAIGPIVISLTLTTLLGNAIAFATGVLYGLSALGKKGSAISYARIQQQKQQADEEKLTDTLEGGL; encoded by the exons ATGAGCGGCCCAGGCGGGGCGGCGGCGTCGTCCGTCAGCTCGGCGTCGTCCGCGCAGGAGGAGGGCATGACGTGGTGGTACCGCTGGCTGTGCCGCCTGTCGGGGGTGCTGGGGGCCGTCT CTTGCGCCGTCTCCGGCCTCTTCAGTTGCATCACCGTCCACCCTCTGAACATCGCTGCTGGCGTGTGGATGAT CACGAACGCCTTCATCCTGCTGCTCTGTGAGGCGCCCTTCTGCTGCCAGTTCGTTGAGTCCGCGAACACCGTGGCGGAGAAGGTGGACCGGCTGCGCTCCTGGCAGAAGGCTGTCTTCTACTGCgg GATGGCCATTGGCCCCATCGTCATCAGCCTGACCCTGACCACGCTGCTCGGCAATGCCATCGCCTTTGCCACAGGAGTGCTGTATGGACTCTCTGCTCTGGGCAAAAA GGGCAGCGCAATCTCCTATGCCAGGATCCAGCAGCAGAAACAGCAGGCGGATGAGGAGAAGCTCACAGACACCCTGGAGGGGGGCCTGTGA